A single region of the Streptomyces vilmorinianum genome encodes:
- a CDS encoding N-acetylmuramoyl-L-alanine amidase encodes MAPPMSASRFLSALRGEGLSVVEVGDWRTHNRNHKGPWGPVHGVMIHHTVTRGTANTVRICRDGYASLPGPLCHGVIAKDGTVHLVGYGRANHAGAGDDDVLRAVIAEQGLPPDNEANTDGNRHFYGFECENLGDGRDPWPKVQLEAIEKAAAALCRVHGWNQRSVIGHLEWQPGKVDPRGFTMASMRERIAERLR; translated from the coding sequence ATGGCCCCACCCATGTCCGCGAGCAGGTTCCTCTCCGCACTGCGCGGCGAGGGCCTCTCGGTCGTCGAGGTCGGCGACTGGCGTACGCACAACCGCAACCACAAGGGCCCCTGGGGCCCTGTCCACGGCGTGATGATCCATCACACGGTCACTCGCGGCACCGCGAACACGGTCCGGATCTGCCGGGACGGCTACGCGTCCCTGCCCGGACCGCTCTGCCATGGCGTGATCGCCAAGGACGGCACGGTCCATCTCGTCGGATACGGCCGCGCCAACCACGCGGGGGCCGGCGACGACGATGTCCTGCGGGCGGTCATCGCCGAGCAGGGCCTCCCGCCGGACAACGAGGCCAACACGGACGGCAACCGCCACTTCTACGGCTTCGAGTGCGAGAACCTCGGGGACGGGCGGGACCCGTGGCCGAAGGTCCAGCTGGAGGCCATCGAGAAGGCCGCGGCCGCGCTGTGCCGGGTGCACGGCTGGAACCAGCGCTCGGTGATCGGGCACCTGGAGTGGCAGCCGGGGAAGGTGGACCCGCGGGGCTTCACGATGGCCTCGATGCGGGAGCGGATCGCGGAGCGCCTGCGGTAG
- a CDS encoding dihydrofolate reductase family protein, with amino-acid sequence MRKLTYFIACTIDGFIGDPKGDASSTFGYVTGEYLEYMKAEYPETIPAHGWPVVGIEPGTENRRFDAVIQGLNSYKVGLDVGITSPYSHLREFVATRSLTGSPDPNVELIADDLVGRVRELKAEDSPLDIWLCGGSTIAGELIDEIDELVIKTYPQVYGSGMPMFGADFEPREFELGAVRTFDNGVLVRTYTRKR; translated from the coding sequence TTGCGCAAGCTCACCTACTTCATCGCCTGCACCATCGACGGCTTCATCGGTGACCCCAAGGGCGATGCCTCGTCCACGTTCGGCTACGTGACCGGGGAGTACCTGGAGTACATGAAGGCCGAGTACCCCGAGACCATCCCCGCCCACGGATGGCCCGTGGTCGGCATCGAGCCCGGCACCGAGAACCGGCGCTTCGACGCCGTGATCCAGGGCCTGAACTCGTACAAGGTCGGCCTGGACGTCGGCATCACCAGTCCCTACTCCCACCTGCGGGAATTCGTCGCCACCCGCTCCCTGACCGGGTCGCCCGACCCGAACGTCGAGCTGATCGCCGACGACCTGGTCGGCCGGGTCCGCGAGCTCAAGGCGGAGGACAGCCCACTCGACATCTGGCTCTGCGGCGGTTCCACGATCGCCGGCGAGCTGATCGACGAGATCGACGAGCTGGTCATCAAGACGTACCCGCAGGTCTACGGCTCCGGCATGCCGATGTTCGGCGCCGACTTCGAGCCGCGCGAGTTCGAGCTGGGGGCGGTGCGCACCTTCGACAACGGTGTGCTCGTCCGTACGTACACCAGGAAGCGGTGA
- a CDS encoding diacylglycerol/lipid kinase family protein, protein MRALLVVNPAATTTSARTRDVLIHALASEMKLEVVTTEYRGHARDLGRRAADSEEIELVVALGGDGTVNEVVNGLLHDGPDPGRLPGLAVVPGGSTNVFARALGLPNDAVEATGALLDALRERRTRTVSLGLASGTPGTEDEAVPPRWFTFCAGFGFDASVIGRVEQQRERGKRSTHALYLRQVVRQFLEEPNRRHGTITLERPGEDPVEDLVLSIICNTSPWTYLGNRPVYASPEASFETALDVLGLSRLSTPAVARYATQLLTSSPERGPHGKHALSLHDLTDFTLHSKVPLPLQMDGDHLGLRTSVTFTGVRRALRVIV, encoded by the coding sequence ATGCGCGCACTTCTTGTGGTCAATCCGGCAGCCACCACCACCAGTGCCCGCACGCGTGACGTCCTCATCCACGCCCTCGCGAGCGAGATGAAGCTGGAGGTCGTCACGACCGAGTACCGCGGCCACGCCCGTGACCTCGGCCGCCGGGCGGCCGATTCCGAGGAGATCGAGCTGGTCGTCGCCCTCGGCGGCGACGGCACCGTGAACGAGGTCGTCAACGGACTGCTGCACGACGGGCCGGATCCCGGCCGGCTTCCCGGCCTCGCGGTCGTGCCCGGCGGTTCCACGAATGTCTTCGCCCGCGCGCTCGGACTGCCCAACGACGCGGTCGAGGCGACCGGGGCGCTGCTCGACGCGCTCCGTGAGCGCCGGACACGCACCGTGAGCCTGGGTCTCGCCTCCGGCACGCCGGGGACCGAGGACGAGGCGGTCCCGCCGCGCTGGTTCACGTTCTGCGCCGGGTTCGGCTTCGACGCCAGTGTCATCGGCCGGGTCGAACAGCAGCGGGAGCGCGGCAAGAGATCCACGCACGCGCTCTACCTCCGCCAGGTGGTCCGCCAGTTCCTGGAGGAGCCCAACCGCCGGCACGGCACGATCACCCTGGAGCGCCCCGGCGAGGACCCGGTCGAGGACCTGGTCCTGTCGATAATCTGCAACACCTCCCCCTGGACCTACCTGGGCAATCGTCCGGTGTACGCGTCCCCGGAGGCATCCTTCGAAACCGCCCTGGACGTCCTCGGGCTGAGCCGGCTCTCGACCCCCGCGGTGGCCCGGTACGCCACTCAGCTGCTCACTTCGAGCCCCGAGCGCGGCCCCCATGGCAAGCACGCCCTGTCTCTGCATGATCTGACGGACTTCACCTTGCATTCGAAGGTTCCGCTCCCCCTGCAGATGGACGGCGACCACCTTGGGCTGCGTACGAGCGTGACGTTCACAGGCGTACGCCGTGCACTGCGTGTGATTGTGTGA
- a CDS encoding family 2B encapsulin nanocompartment shell protein, with protein sequence MSVGSVGDEVRAEQAGPQQSLGTAAARNLATTTKSAPQMQEITSRWLLRMLPWVQVQGGTYRVNRRLSYSVGDGRVTFVQTGERVAVIPAELGELPALRGYEDEEALAELASRCSQREYAPGEVIAAAGEPTDRVHLLAHGKVEQIGEGPYGDETVLEVLADGAYFGDSSLTHDNATWECTARAATACTVLELTRDDVRNLAERATSLAAHLAGVAALPHQRTNKYGEAAIDLSAGHVGEAIVPHTYVDYDASPREYELSVAQTVLKVHSRVADLYNQPMNQTEQQLRLTVEALRERQEHELINNREFGLLSNCDYGQRLQPHDGVPSPDDMDELLSRRRGSKMFLAHPRAIAAFGRECNRRGLVPESIEVNGNRIPTWRGVPIYPCNKIPISDARTTSIICMRTGESDQGVIGLHQTGIPDEIEPSLSVRFMGIDEQAIISYLVTAYYSAAVLVPDALGVLENVEVSRWR encoded by the coding sequence ATGTCCGTAGGTTCGGTTGGCGACGAGGTCCGCGCGGAACAGGCAGGCCCGCAGCAGAGTCTCGGTACCGCCGCCGCGCGGAACCTGGCGACCACCACCAAGTCCGCCCCGCAGATGCAGGAGATCACCTCCCGGTGGCTGCTGCGGATGCTGCCGTGGGTGCAGGTGCAGGGTGGTACGTACCGCGTGAACCGGAGGCTCAGTTACTCCGTGGGTGACGGCCGCGTCACCTTCGTGCAGACCGGCGAGCGCGTCGCGGTCATCCCCGCCGAGCTCGGCGAACTCCCCGCCCTGCGCGGCTACGAGGACGAGGAGGCCCTCGCCGAGCTCGCATCGCGGTGCAGCCAGAGGGAGTACGCGCCGGGAGAAGTGATCGCCGCGGCCGGCGAGCCCACCGACCGCGTCCACCTCCTCGCCCACGGAAAGGTGGAGCAGATCGGCGAGGGGCCGTACGGCGACGAGACGGTCCTCGAAGTCCTCGCCGACGGCGCGTACTTCGGCGACAGTTCACTGACCCACGACAACGCCACCTGGGAGTGCACCGCGCGCGCGGCCACCGCCTGTACCGTCCTCGAGCTCACCCGCGACGACGTGCGCAACCTCGCCGAGCGGGCCACCTCGCTCGCCGCCCACCTCGCGGGCGTCGCCGCGCTGCCCCATCAGCGCACGAACAAGTACGGCGAGGCCGCGATCGACCTCTCCGCCGGTCACGTCGGCGAGGCGATCGTCCCGCACACGTACGTGGACTACGACGCCTCGCCGCGCGAGTACGAACTGTCGGTCGCGCAGACCGTGCTGAAGGTCCACAGCCGGGTCGCCGATCTCTACAACCAGCCGATGAACCAGACCGAGCAGCAGTTGCGGCTCACGGTCGAGGCGCTGCGCGAGCGCCAGGAGCACGAGCTGATCAACAACAGGGAGTTCGGTCTTCTCTCCAACTGCGACTACGGGCAGCGCCTCCAGCCCCACGACGGCGTACCCAGCCCGGACGACATGGACGAGCTGCTCTCCCGCCGCCGGGGCTCCAAGATGTTCCTCGCCCACCCGCGCGCCATCGCCGCCTTCGGCCGCGAGTGCAACCGGCGCGGTCTCGTCCCCGAGTCCATCGAGGTGAACGGCAACAGGATCCCCACCTGGCGCGGGGTGCCGATCTACCCGTGCAACAAGATCCCGATCTCGGACGCCCGGACGACGTCGATCATCTGCATGCGTACCGGCGAGTCCGACCAGGGCGTGATCGGTCTGCACCAGACGGGCATCCCGGACGAGATCGAGCCGAGCCTGTCCGTGCGCTTCATGGGCATCGACGAGCAGGCGATCATCTCCTACCTGGTCACGGCCTACTACTCGGCGGCGGTGCTCGTACCCGACGCGCTGGGAGTCCTGGAGAACGTGGAGGTCAGCCGCTGGCGCTGA
- a CDS encoding anti-sigma regulatory factor — protein sequence MSQIAGEPGTQDFVEVRLPAAGAYLSVLRTATAGLAARLDFTLDEIEDLRIAVDEACAILLQQAVPGSVLSCVFRLVDDSLDVTVSAPTTDGRAPERDTFAWTVLSALAGKVESSVAEDRTVSISLYKQRGAGPGPA from the coding sequence GTGTCCCAGATCGCAGGCGAGCCCGGGACCCAGGACTTCGTGGAAGTCCGGCTGCCCGCTGCGGGTGCCTACCTGTCCGTGCTGCGTACGGCCACGGCCGGCCTCGCGGCGCGCTTGGACTTCACCCTCGACGAGATCGAGGACTTGCGGATCGCGGTCGACGAGGCGTGCGCCATCCTGCTCCAGCAGGCCGTACCGGGATCCGTCCTCAGCTGTGTCTTCCGCCTGGTCGACGACTCGCTCGACGTGACCGTCTCGGCCCCGACGACGGACGGGCGGGCGCCGGAGCGGGACACGTTCGCCTGGACGGTGCTCTCCGCGCTGGCCGGGAAGGTCGAGTCGTCCGTGGCGGAGGACCGTACGGTCTCCATCAGCCTGTACAAACAGCGCGGCGCGGGGCCAGGCCCGGCGTGA
- a CDS encoding family 2 encapsulin nanocompartment cargo protein polyprenyl transferase has product MTRADAATDTQGQGAMALLDQTRTVVNPQLRSTVESLPDSIRRVAMYHFGWEHADGTPAAGQTGKAIRPALVLAAARALGGDPAPAVRAAAAVELAHNFTLLHDDIVDEDPTRRHRPTAWTVFGIPDALIAGDAMLALALRLLAEDGHPASAAASARLAACVIELCAGQQADCAFEQRGPHEVSLDECLAMATAKTGALLGCACALGALYAGAGEEEVAAMDAFGREAGLAFQLIDDLIGIWGDPERTGKPAGADLVAHKKSLPVVAALASGTAAGEELAALYARKELDAPAVRAAADAIERAGGRDWAQTQAADRMGRAVQQLARAVPDLTAAEDLLALAEFVTRRTR; this is encoded by the coding sequence ATGACCCGGGCGGATGCCGCGACCGACACCCAGGGGCAGGGCGCCATGGCACTCCTCGACCAGACACGGACCGTCGTCAATCCCCAACTGCGTTCCACCGTGGAGTCGTTGCCGGACTCCATACGGAGAGTGGCGATGTACCACTTCGGCTGGGAACACGCCGACGGCACCCCGGCCGCCGGCCAGACGGGCAAGGCGATCCGGCCCGCGCTGGTGCTCGCCGCGGCCCGCGCGCTCGGCGGGGACCCGGCGCCGGCGGTACGGGCGGCCGCCGCCGTGGAGCTCGCCCACAACTTCACGCTGCTCCACGACGACATCGTGGACGAGGACCCGACCCGCCGGCACCGGCCCACGGCCTGGACGGTGTTCGGCATCCCCGACGCGCTGATCGCGGGCGACGCCATGCTCGCGCTCGCCCTGCGGCTCCTCGCCGAGGACGGCCATCCGGCCTCCGCCGCGGCCTCGGCCCGGCTCGCGGCCTGCGTCATCGAGCTGTGCGCCGGCCAGCAGGCGGACTGCGCCTTCGAGCAGCGCGGTCCGCACGAGGTGTCCCTGGACGAGTGCCTGGCGATGGCCACCGCCAAGACGGGCGCCCTGTTGGGGTGCGCGTGCGCGCTCGGCGCGCTGTACGCGGGCGCGGGCGAGGAGGAGGTCGCGGCGATGGACGCGTTCGGCCGGGAGGCCGGGCTCGCGTTCCAGCTCATCGACGACCTGATCGGGATCTGGGGCGACCCAGAGCGCACGGGCAAGCCGGCGGGCGCGGATCTCGTCGCCCACAAGAAGTCGCTCCCGGTGGTGGCGGCGCTCGCCTCGGGGACGGCGGCGGGGGAGGAGCTGGCGGCGCTGTACGCCCGTAAGGAACTCGACGCCCCGGCCGTACGGGCGGCGGCGGACGCGATCGAGCGGGCGGGCGGCAGGGACTGGGCGCAGACCCAGGCGGCCGACCGGATGGGCCGGGCGGTCCAGCAGCTCGCCCGGGCGGTGCCGGATCTGACGGCGGCGGAGGATCTGCTGGCCCTCGCGGAGTTCGTCACCCGCCGCACCCGCTGA
- a CDS encoding Na+/H+ antiporter gives MDALQLVALVAASAAVAGLARRTPVPAPLLLVAAGLAASYVPGVPDYTLDPHIVLPLILPPLLYTAAVDSSYLDLRANIRPVALLSVGYVLFATVAVGWLAYVLVPDLPLTAALVLGAVVAPPDAVAATAIARKLGLPNRITTILQGESLVNDATAITAYKVALAAAVGEGISWAGGIGEFALAAVGGIGVGLVLMVPIHWLRRRLREALLQNTLSLLVPFVAYAAAEEVGASGVLAVVVVGLFLGHRNWQVDFATRLQEEAVWKMVAFILESAVFALIGLQLPYVVQGLGRYGIGEAVGYAVGVFAAVVVVRFVWVYPATFLPRWMSERIREREPGVDWKAPLVVGWAGMRGVVSLAIAFSIPVVTDGVEFPARNLVLFLTFTTVIGTLVVQGLTLPPLIRILNLPGRDAYTETLAEAQAQSEASRAAEERLDALLSDERNALPQPLADRLRTVLERRRNAVWERLGAVNELTGETADDTYRRLAREMIEAEREVFVRLRDERRIDDEMLRTLLRRLDLEEAAAYREEPT, from the coding sequence ATGGACGCACTGCAGCTGGTGGCGCTCGTCGCGGCGAGCGCCGCGGTGGCGGGCCTGGCCCGCAGGACGCCGGTGCCGGCGCCGCTGCTCCTGGTCGCGGCCGGGCTCGCGGCCAGTTACGTCCCGGGCGTCCCCGACTACACCCTCGACCCGCACATCGTGCTCCCGCTCATCCTGCCCCCGCTCCTCTACACGGCCGCGGTGGACTCCTCGTACCTCGATCTGCGGGCCAACATCCGGCCCGTCGCCCTGCTCTCCGTCGGGTACGTCCTCTTCGCGACCGTGGCCGTCGGCTGGCTCGCGTACGTCCTCGTCCCGGACCTGCCGCTGACCGCCGCGCTCGTGCTCGGCGCGGTGGTCGCGCCGCCGGACGCGGTCGCCGCGACGGCGATCGCCCGCAAGCTGGGGCTGCCGAACCGCATCACCACCATCCTCCAGGGCGAGTCCCTGGTGAACGACGCCACCGCCATCACCGCCTACAAGGTCGCGCTCGCCGCGGCGGTCGGCGAGGGCATCAGCTGGGCCGGCGGCATCGGCGAGTTCGCGCTCGCGGCGGTCGGCGGGATCGGCGTCGGCCTCGTCCTCATGGTCCCCATCCACTGGCTGCGCCGCCGGCTCCGCGAAGCCCTGCTCCAGAACACCCTCTCGCTGCTCGTCCCCTTCGTCGCCTACGCGGCGGCGGAGGAGGTCGGCGCCTCCGGCGTCCTCGCGGTGGTCGTCGTCGGCCTCTTCCTCGGGCACCGCAACTGGCAGGTGGACTTCGCGACCCGCCTCCAGGAGGAGGCCGTCTGGAAGATGGTCGCCTTCATCCTGGAGTCCGCCGTCTTCGCCCTGATCGGGCTGCAGCTGCCGTACGTCGTCCAGGGGCTCGGGCGGTACGGGATCGGCGAGGCGGTCGGGTACGCCGTGGGGGTCTTCGCGGCCGTGGTCGTGGTCCGGTTCGTCTGGGTCTACCCGGCCACCTTCCTGCCGCGCTGGATGTCGGAGCGCATCAGGGAACGGGAGCCGGGGGTGGACTGGAAGGCACCGCTCGTCGTCGGCTGGGCCGGCATGCGGGGCGTGGTCTCCCTCGCCATCGCCTTCTCGATCCCGGTCGTGACCGACGGCGTCGAGTTCCCCGCGCGGAACCTCGTCCTCTTCCTCACGTTCACCACCGTGATCGGCACGCTGGTGGTGCAGGGCCTCACCCTGCCGCCGCTGATCAGGATCCTGAACCTGCCGGGACGCGACGCGTACACGGAGACCCTGGCGGAGGCACAGGCCCAGAGCGAGGCCTCACGGGCCGCCGAGGAGCGCCTCGACGCCCTGCTGAGCGACGAACGCAACGCCCTGCCACAGCCCCTGGCCGACCGGCTCCGCACCGTCCTGGAGCGCCGCCGCAACGCGGTCTGGGAGCGCCTCGGCGCGGTCAACGAGCTCACCGGCGAGACGGCCGACGACACCTATCGCCGGCTCGCCAGGGAGATGATCGAAGCCGAGCGCGAGGTCTTCGTCCGGCTCCGTGACGAGCGCCGCATCGACGACGAGATGCTGCGCACCCTGCTGCGCCGCCTGGACCTGGAGGAGGCCGCGGCATACCGCGAGGAGCCAACCTGA
- a CDS encoding RNA polymerase sigma factor SigF has translation MRSGDATAGIPEQQARPHPEVEVEVATEQAVHMSEHEQHNEVPKAPGTSEAPGVPEVSVASEHQEAPDPHDRSGARALFVELRKLPEGSPEKAELRNQLVRMHLPLVEHLARRFRNRGEPLDDLTQVATIGLIKSVDRFDPERGVEFSTYATPTVVGEIKRHFRDKGWAVRVPRRLQELRLSLTTATAELSQLHGRSPTVHELAERLGISEEEVLEGLESANAYSTLSLDVPDTDDESPAVADTLGAEDEALEGVEYRESLKPLLEDLPPREKRILLLRFFGNMTQSQIAQEVGISQMHVSRLLARTLAQLREKLLVEE, from the coding sequence GTGAGGAGCGGGGACGCGACGGCCGGCATCCCTGAGCAGCAGGCGCGGCCGCATCCGGAGGTCGAGGTCGAGGTCGCTACGGAGCAGGCGGTCCACATGAGCGAGCACGAGCAGCACAACGAGGTTCCCAAGGCACCCGGGACCTCCGAGGCGCCCGGGGTCCCCGAGGTTTCGGTGGCATCCGAGCACCAGGAGGCTCCGGATCCGCACGACCGGAGCGGGGCGCGCGCGCTCTTCGTCGAGCTGCGCAAGCTTCCGGAGGGCTCTCCGGAGAAGGCGGAGCTGCGCAATCAGCTGGTGCGGATGCATCTGCCGCTGGTGGAGCACCTGGCGCGGCGCTTCCGCAACCGCGGCGAGCCGCTCGACGACCTGACGCAGGTCGCGACGATCGGCCTGATCAAGTCGGTGGACCGGTTCGATCCGGAGCGGGGCGTCGAGTTCTCGACGTACGCGACGCCGACGGTCGTCGGCGAGATCAAGCGGCACTTCCGGGACAAGGGCTGGGCGGTCCGGGTGCCGCGGCGTCTGCAGGAGCTGCGGCTCTCGCTGACGACGGCGACGGCGGAGCTCTCGCAGCTACACGGCCGCTCGCCGACGGTGCACGAGCTCGCGGAGCGGCTCGGGATCTCGGAGGAGGAGGTCCTGGAGGGCCTGGAGTCGGCGAACGCCTACTCGACGCTCTCCCTGGACGTCCCGGACACGGACGACGAGTCCCCGGCGGTCGCGGACACGCTGGGCGCGGAGGACGAGGCGCTGGAGGGGGTCGAGTACCGGGAGTCGCTCAAGCCGCTCCTGGAGGACCTGCCGCCGCGGGAGAAGCGGATCCTGCTGCTGCGCTTCTTCGGCAACATGACCCAGTCGCAGATCGCACAGGAGGTCGGCATCTCGCAGATGCACGTCTCCCGTCTCCTTGCGCGCACGCTGGCCCAGCTGCGGGAGAAGCTCCTCGTCGAGGAGTAA
- a CDS encoding TetR/AcrR family transcriptional regulator yields the protein MARNPERRAALLDAAIEVLADEGARGLTFRAVDARAGVPTGTSSNYFTDRDQLLSQVGDRIFVRLTPEPGSLDSALRPEPSRQLVVELMRWLARRMAAERTCYLGLFELRLEATRRPELRTQLTKVLRADLDYNIRLHVESGMPGDADTVRLLYFALTGLLFDHFTVPGLHDDRDLDDLIETVVSRIVPEA from the coding sequence ATGGCGAGGAATCCCGAGCGGCGTGCGGCCCTGCTCGACGCGGCGATCGAGGTGCTCGCGGACGAGGGCGCCCGTGGGCTGACCTTCCGGGCGGTCGACGCCCGGGCGGGCGTCCCCACGGGCACCTCGTCCAACTACTTCACCGACCGGGACCAGCTGCTCTCCCAGGTCGGGGACCGGATCTTCGTCCGGCTGACCCCGGAGCCGGGCTCCCTGGACTCGGCCCTGCGGCCCGAGCCCAGCCGGCAGCTGGTGGTGGAGCTGATGCGCTGGCTCGCCCGGCGGATGGCGGCCGAGCGCACCTGCTATCTGGGCCTCTTCGAGCTCCGCCTGGAGGCGACGCGCCGCCCGGAGCTGCGCACCCAGCTCACGAAGGTGCTGCGCGCCGATCTCGACTACAACATCCGCCTGCACGTCGAGTCCGGGATGCCGGGGGACGCGGACACGGTCCGGCTGCTCTACTTCGCCCTCACCGGGCTGCTCTTCGACCACTTCACGGTCCCCGGCCTGCACGACGACCGGGACCTGGACGATCTCATCGAGACCGTGGTCAGCCGGATCGTGCCGGAAGCCTGA
- a CDS encoding UBP-type zinc finger domain-containing protein encodes MSECPHVAEMPRPEPAPLTDTCSECLSADTHPVQLRLCLSCGHVGCCDSSAGRHATGHFSTTGHPVMRTFEPNERWRWCFVDGSIV; translated from the coding sequence ATGAGTGAGTGCCCGCACGTTGCCGAAATGCCGCGCCCCGAACCGGCGCCGCTGACCGACACCTGCTCGGAGTGCCTGTCCGCGGACACGCACCCCGTCCAGCTGCGGCTCTGCCTCAGCTGTGGGCACGTGGGGTGCTGCGACTCCTCGGCGGGACGGCACGCGACCGGGCACTTCTCGACCACCGGGCATCCGGTGATGCGGACCTTCGAACCGAACGAGCGTTGGCGCTGGTGCTTCGTGGACGGTTCGATCGTCTGA
- a CDS encoding 1-aminocyclopropane-1-carboxylate deaminase/D-cysteine desulfhydrase, which yields MTTFDLALSRLRPRLPSPLEPVEDERFARRGLRLLLKRDDLIHPDLPGNKWRKLALNLRAAGGRPVLTFGGAYSNHLRATAAAGRLLGFATIGVVRGDELADRPLNPSLARCAADGMRLVFVDRSTYRAKKDPAVLGRILRLAATDAPYVVPEGGSNALAVEGCTELGRELREAAVDVVSVACGTGGTLAGLAAGLGPGQRALGVPVLKGGFLGDEIRSLQRAAFGGPRGDWTLDERFHGGGYGRTTPSLDAFAEDFEARHGLAIERLYVAKMLYGLVTLAEEGAFARGTRVTAVITGAPE from the coding sequence GTGACCACGTTCGACCTCGCGCTCTCCCGGCTCCGGCCCCGGCTCCCGTCCCCCCTGGAGCCGGTCGAAGACGAGCGCTTCGCCCGGCGCGGCCTGCGGCTGCTGCTCAAGCGCGACGACCTGATTCATCCGGACCTGCCGGGCAACAAGTGGCGCAAGCTGGCGCTCAATCTGCGGGCGGCGGGCGGGCGTCCGGTGCTGACCTTCGGCGGCGCGTACTCCAACCATCTGCGTGCGACGGCGGCGGCCGGCCGGCTGCTCGGCTTCGCCACGATCGGGGTCGTACGGGGGGACGAGCTGGCCGACCGCCCGTTGAACCCCTCGCTTGCGCGGTGCGCGGCGGACGGGATGCGGCTGGTGTTCGTGGACCGGTCCACGTACCGGGCGAAGAAGGACCCGGCGGTGCTCGGCCGCATCCTGCGGCTCGCGGCCACGGACGCCCCCTACGTCGTCCCCGAGGGCGGCAGCAACGCGCTCGCCGTCGAGGGCTGTACGGAACTGGGGCGCGAGCTGCGCGAGGCGGCCGTGGACGTGGTGTCCGTCGCCTGCGGCACGGGCGGCACGCTCGCGGGCCTGGCCGCCGGCCTCGGGCCCGGGCAGCGGGCGCTCGGTGTCCCCGTCCTCAAGGGCGGCTTCCTGGGCGACGAGATCCGCTCCCTGCAACGCGCCGCCTTCGGCGGCCCCCGCGGCGACTGGACCCTGGACGAGCGCTTCCACGGCGGCGGCTACGGCCGCACGACCCCGTCGCTCGACGCGTTCGCCGAGGATTTCGAGGCGCGGCACGGGCTCGCCATCGAGCGACTGTATGTCGCCAAAATGCTCTACGGACTTGTCACCCTGGCCGAGGAGGGCGCGTTCGCCCGGGGGACGCGCGTCACGGCAGTGATCACGGGCGCGCCGGAGTAG
- a CDS encoding WhiB family transcriptional regulator yields the protein MDWRHNAVCREEDPELFFPIGNTGPALLQIEEAKAVCRRCPVMEQCLQWALESGQDSGVWGGLSEDERRAMKRRAARNRARNATA from the coding sequence ATGGACTGGCGTCACAACGCCGTTTGCCGCGAGGAAGACCCCGAGCTCTTCTTCCCCATCGGCAACACCGGTCCTGCGCTGCTGCAGATCGAGGAAGCCAAGGCCGTCTGCCGCCGCTGCCCCGTCATGGAGCAGTGCCTGCAGTGGGCGCTCGAGTCCGGCCAGGACTCCGGCGTCTGGGGTGGCCTCAGCGAGGACGAGCGTCGCGCTATGAAGCGCCGCGCCGCTCGCAACCGGGCGCGCAACGCCACCGCCTGA
- a CDS encoding DUF6304 family protein, with protein MSSESTEVWTGWYRDRSGAEAIVITADGRRVSTRIRGIEYAGASFAALCAAEEGGEALTGCVLEWDLPLPVVVDGGEQQATLSCLLTLGERVDLSLTLHYGGAAFESGIAGGDFDEALDRVRRQLPPGAEFARRLLHAAA; from the coding sequence ATGTCATCGGAGTCGACGGAAGTGTGGACCGGCTGGTACCGGGACCGCAGCGGCGCGGAAGCGATCGTGATCACAGCGGACGGGCGGCGCGTGTCCACCCGTATCAGGGGAATCGAGTACGCCGGCGCGAGCTTCGCCGCCCTGTGCGCGGCGGAGGAGGGCGGCGAGGCCCTCACCGGCTGCGTACTGGAGTGGGACCTGCCGCTCCCGGTCGTCGTGGACGGCGGCGAGCAGCAGGCCACCCTCAGCTGCCTGCTGACGCTCGGTGAGCGCGTGGACCTGAGCCTGACGCTGCACTACGGCGGCGCGGCCTTCGAATCGGGCATCGCGGGCGGCGACTTCGACGAGGCTCTCGACCGGGTGAGGCGGCAGCTTCCGCCCGGCGCCGAGTTCGCCCGCCGGCTGC